The following coding sequences are from one Ruminococcus flavefaciens AE3010 window:
- a CDS encoding phage tail tape measure protein, which yields MANRIKGITVEIGGDTTKLSKALEGVNKNIKNTQTQLKDVQKLLKLDPSNTELLSQKHKLLADAVKATKEKLETLKTAAEQANQALANGDISQEQYDALQREIIETEQELQNLQREVEASSTALAKLGQAGEMLEKAGDKIADVGTTLTTHVTVPIAAAGTAAVKTAADFDSAMSKVAAVSGATGDELDALRDKAREMGAKTKFSASEAADAMNYMAMAGWKTGDMLEGIEGIMNLAAASGEDLATTSDIVTDALTAFGLSAADSGHFADVLAAASSNANTNVSMMGETFKYCAPVAGSLGFSCEDTAQAIGLMANSGIKGSQSGTALRAIMTALAGDVKFCGESFGEIEIATTNTDGSMRELNDILADCRVAFAQMSESEQASAAQALVGKNAMSGFLALMNAAPADIQKLEGAISTCSDEIDGYNGVTEKMAAVMQDNLGGQLTILKSQLQELAISFGEILMPAIRSIVSKIQGFIDKLNAMDPATKETIVKIALVAAALGPLLVVVGKTMVGVGKLMQLVANLPTIIAGAKAAFTSFGAAIGGISAPVVAVIAVVAALVAAFVHLWRTNEDFRNKITAIWEQIKSIFSGFCQGIVDRINALGFDFKNITEVIKAVWDGLCKFLKPIFEGQFQQIANIFKAVTDIILSVLDIFVGIFTGDWSRVWDGIKGIFVAVWNFIKDTLKNALNMICGIFGTDLGEVKEFWVNVWTSIKNFFVNIWNSIKNFVSTVLNAIKNFFTTIWTGIKNFFVGIWTAIYNSVAEKINLIKTVITVVWNAIHTAISTVLNAIWSVITTVWQTIYDFISPLLEAFKYLFETIFEAIHVIISRVMDWIYEKITTAWENIKAVVTIVLEAIKAVIETVWNAIHTAITTVLDAISNVISTVWNAISGFISGVVNAIWSVISSIWNSIKDHITNTLNAIHAVVSAVWNAISGFISGMLNTISSVVSSVWNAIKNTVSTVMNAIKTTVSNIWDSVKNAVTQKITEIKDTIVNGFNAAVSFIKNLASQAFQWGADIINGIVNGIKSCINKVSDAVKGVANKIKSFLHFSVPDEGPLADFESWMPDFMQGLADGINANTSVVNDAVNSFAGGLAEKISSVIQSALSNVVTSVQGFMTQVFDTVKTVWTNANTAIDATMSQIRNGITSGWKTIVSTIKTALENIRNVITTTWKAVSSVISAALDDIKKIVTAVWTVLKNLIKTGQLDIKSVVTTTWEAVSGVVRTAVNGIKSVVQAVWDAMPDTVRSAMNRVKEAVLSIWDGIKSGIGDRLGGVRDAVTGAMNAVYQAVMDKVNSSWSWGRDLMQNLINGITYMLGSLINTVADVARSIWEYLHFSVPEKGALTDVEEWMPDFMKGLAKGINKSKKYVEAAVSGVADAMTLTMQSGLNVDMDGISGAMMNGGSGGVVNNYYNNDNSRTVNQTNNSPKSLSRLEIYRMTRNALNV from the coding sequence ATGGCAAACAGAATCAAGGGCATCACGGTCGAAATCGGCGGCGATACGACCAAGCTGTCGAAGGCGCTGGAAGGTGTCAACAAAAACATCAAGAACACGCAGACGCAGCTCAAGGATGTACAGAAGCTGCTGAAGCTCGATCCCAGCAACACGGAACTGCTCTCGCAGAAGCATAAGCTCCTCGCCGATGCGGTGAAGGCTACCAAAGAAAAGCTGGAAACTCTGAAAACGGCAGCAGAGCAAGCAAATCAGGCGCTTGCGAACGGCGACATTTCGCAGGAGCAATATGATGCCCTCCAGCGTGAGATCATCGAAACGGAACAGGAGCTACAAAACCTCCAGCGTGAGGTAGAGGCTTCCAGCACGGCTCTTGCCAAGCTCGGTCAGGCGGGTGAAATGCTCGAAAAGGCAGGCGACAAAATCGCCGATGTCGGTACGACACTGACCACCCATGTGACCGTTCCCATTGCGGCTGCGGGTACAGCCGCCGTAAAAACAGCAGCGGATTTCGATTCTGCAATGTCGAAGGTCGCTGCTGTATCCGGTGCGACTGGTGATGAACTGGACGCACTGCGTGACAAAGCCCGTGAAATGGGCGCAAAGACCAAGTTCTCCGCTTCCGAGGCTGCCGATGCCATGAACTACATGGCGATGGCGGGCTGGAAAACCGGAGATATGCTGGAAGGTATCGAGGGCATCATGAACCTTGCTGCTGCTTCCGGTGAGGATTTGGCGACAACATCGGATATTGTAACAGACGCTCTGACCGCTTTCGGCTTATCTGCTGCCGACAGCGGTCATTTTGCTGATGTTCTGGCGGCGGCATCTTCCAATGCGAATACCAATGTCAGCATGATGGGCGAAACCTTCAAATACTGTGCGCCTGTTGCGGGTTCTCTCGGATTCTCCTGCGAGGATACAGCGCAGGCAATCGGTCTGATGGCGAACAGCGGTATTAAGGGTTCGCAGTCCGGTACGGCGCTCCGTGCAATCATGACTGCCCTTGCGGGCGATGTGAAGTTCTGCGGTGAATCCTTCGGCGAAATCGAAATTGCAACGACCAACACCGACGGTTCGATGCGTGAACTGAATGACATTCTGGCGGACTGCCGTGTGGCTTTCGCACAGATGTCGGAATCGGAACAGGCATCGGCGGCGCAGGCTCTGGTCGGCAAGAATGCTATGTCCGGCTTCCTTGCGCTGATGAATGCTGCGCCTGCGGATATTCAGAAGCTGGAGGGTGCGATCAGCACTTGTTCCGACGAGATTGACGGCTATAACGGTGTCACTGAGAAGATGGCTGCCGTCATGCAGGATAACCTCGGAGGACAGCTTACCATTCTGAAATCACAGCTTCAGGAGCTTGCTATCTCTTTCGGCGAAATCCTGATGCCTGCAATCCGTTCTATTGTCAGCAAGATTCAGGGCTTCATTGACAAACTGAACGCTATGGATCCCGCCACAAAGGAAACCATTGTCAAAATCGCACTTGTAGCGGCGGCACTCGGACCTCTCCTTGTGGTGGTCGGCAAAACAATGGTCGGTGTCGGCAAGCTGATGCAGCTTGTAGCAAACCTGCCAACGATCATCGCAGGCGCAAAGGCGGCATTCACTTCCTTCGGTGCTGCGATCGGCGGTATCAGTGCGCCAGTGGTCGCTGTCATTGCAGTTGTTGCTGCACTGGTGGCGGCTTTTGTGCATTTGTGGCGTACCAACGAGGACTTCCGCAATAAGATCACTGCGATCTGGGAGCAGATCAAGAGCATTTTCTCCGGCTTCTGTCAGGGCATTGTTGACCGCATCAATGCGCTGGGCTTCGATTTCAAAAACATCACCGAGGTCATCAAGGCTGTATGGGACGGACTCTGCAAGTTCCTGAAACCGATCTTTGAGGGGCAGTTCCAGCAGATCGCAAATATCTTCAAAGCTGTGACAGACATTATCCTGAGTGTTCTGGATATTTTCGTCGGCATCTTTACCGGCGACTGGAGCAGAGTGTGGGATGGTATCAAAGGTATCTTTGTAGCGGTATGGAATTTCATCAAGGATACACTGAAAAATGCGCTGAATATGATCTGCGGTATTTTCGGCACCGATCTTGGTGAAGTGAAGGAATTCTGGGTGAACGTCTGGACGAGCATCAAGAACTTTTTCGTCAACATCTGGAACAGTATAAAGAACTTCGTAAGCACCGTTCTCAACGCGATCAAGAACTTTTTCACAACTATCTGGACGGGTATCAAGAATTTCTTTGTCGGCATATGGACGGCTATTTACAACAGTGTCGCTGAGAAAATCAACCTGATTAAGACGGTTATTACTGTTGTCTGGAATGCGATTCATACAGCGATCAGCACGGTGCTGAATGCGATCTGGTCTGTTATCACAACTGTGTGGCAGACCATTTACGACTTTATCTCTCCGTTGCTGGAAGCGTTCAAATATCTGTTTGAGACGATTTTTGAAGCGATCCACGTTATCATTTCCCGTGTCATGGATTGGATTTACGAGAAGATCACCACGGCATGGGAGAACATCAAGGCTGTTGTAACGATTGTGCTTGAGGCGATCAAGGCTGTGATTGAAACTGTATGGAATGCGATCCATACTGCGATCACTACGGTGCTGGACGCGATCAGCAATGTCATTTCTACAGTCTGGAACGCGATCTCCGGCTTTATCTCCGGCGTGGTCAATGCGATATGGTCAGTGATTTCAAGCATCTGGAACAGCATTAAAGATCATATCACAAATACACTGAATGCGATTCATGCGGTCGTATCGGCTGTGTGGAATGCAATCAGCGGATTTATTTCCGGGATGCTGAATACCATTTCTTCTGTGGTATCCTCGGTATGGAACGCGATCAAAAATACAGTCAGCACCGTGATGAACGCGATTAAGACGACGGTATCGAATATCTGGGACAGCGTAAAAAATGCCGTTACCCAGAAGATAACGGAGATCAAGGATACGATTGTCAACGGCTTCAATGCTGCTGTCAGCTTCATCAAAAATCTTGCTTCGCAGGCGTTCCAGTGGGGCGCTGATATTATCAACGGTATTGTCAACGGTATTAAGAGCTGTATCAACAAGGTTTCAGATGCAGTCAAGGGCGTGGCAAATAAGATCAAGTCCTTCCTGCACTTCTCTGTACCGGATGAGGGACCTCTTGCGGATTTCGAGAGCTGGATGCCGGACTTCATGCAGGGACTTGCCGATGGTATCAACGCAAATACCAGCGTGGTGAACGATGCGGTCAACAGCTTTGCAGGCGGTCTTGCTGAGAAAATCAGCAGTGTAATTCAGAGCGCACTATCCAATGTGGTAACATCGGTGCAGGGCTTCATGACGCAGGTGTTTGATACGGTCAAAACAGTCTGGACAAACGCCAATACTGCGATTGATGCGACAATGTCGCAGATCAGAAACGGCATCACTTCCGGCTGGAAAACGATCGTCAGCACCATTAAAACGGCGCTTGAAAATATCCGCAATGTCATCACGACCACATGGAAGGCTGTATCTTCTGTGATTTCCGCAGCGCTGGACGATATCAAAAAAATCGTCACGGCGGTGTGGACGGTGCTGAAGAACCTCATCAAAACGGGGCAGCTTGACATCAAGTCCGTGGTGACGACAACGTGGGAAGCTGTATCCGGTGTGGTTCGGACAGCAGTCAACGGAATCAAATCCGTTGTGCAGGCGGTCTGGGATGCAATGCCGGATACCGTGCGCAGCGCTATGAACCGTGTCAAGGAAGCCGTGCTGTCTATCTGGGACGGCATCAAAAGCGGCATCGGCGACAGGCTCGGCGGAGTGCGGGATGCCGTGACGGGCGCGATGAATGCTGTATATCAGGCGGTCATGGATAAGGTCAACAGTTCGTGGTCGTGGGGACGCGACCTCATGCAGAACCTCATCAACGGCATCACCTATATGCTCGGCAGCCTGATCAATACAGTCGCGGATGTTGCTCGTTCCATCTGGGAATACCTGCATTTCTCCGTACCTGAAAAGGGTGCGCTGACCGATGTGGAGGAGTGGATGCCGGACTTCATGAAGGGACTGGCAAAGGGCATCAACAAGAGCAAGAAATATGTCGAGGCGGCTGTGTCCGGTGTGGCAGATGCCATGACGCTGACGATGCAGTCCGGGCTGAATGTCGATATGGACGGCATTTCCGGTGCCATGATGAACGGCGGCAGCGGCGGTGTGGTCAATAACTACTACAACAACGACAACAGCCGGACAGTGAATCAGACTAATAATAGCCCGAAATCACTGTCACGGCTGGAGATTTATCGTATGACACGCAATGCGCTGAATGTGTGA
- a CDS encoding EamA family transporter, with protein MWLIMAALSALFAGLTAILAKCGIKKTDSDVATALRTVVVLLFAWIMVFIVGSAGTITEISAKSIIFLILSGFATGASWICYFKALSVGDVNKVVPVDKSSTVLTVLIAIILFSETEHLAVKLIGTALLAAGVFLMIEKKKTEAKDTKRTWLPYAIGSAVFAALTSILGKIGITDVESNLGTAIRTGVVLVMAWLIVFVKGKGAELKNTDSKELVFIALSGIATGASWLCYYYSIQNGVVSVVVPIDKLSIIVSVAFSYFVFKEKLSRKALAGLILIVVGTLAMAIWA; from the coding sequence ATGTGGCTGATCATGGCGGCTTTGTCCGCGCTCTTTGCCGGACTTACGGCGATACTTGCGAAATGCGGAATCAAAAAGACTGATTCAGACGTGGCGACTGCTCTGCGGACGGTCGTTGTACTCCTTTTTGCCTGGATCATGGTGTTTATCGTTGGCTCTGCTGGAACGATCACGGAAATATCGGCAAAATCTATCATCTTCTTAATTCTGTCCGGCTTTGCGACAGGAGCCTCGTGGATCTGCTATTTTAAAGCCCTGTCCGTCGGCGATGTGAACAAGGTCGTTCCCGTCGATAAATCCAGCACGGTTCTGACAGTGCTTATCGCAATCATCCTTTTCAGTGAGACAGAACATCTGGCGGTCAAGCTGATCGGTACTGCACTTCTTGCGGCAGGCGTGTTTCTGATGATCGAAAAGAAGAAAACTGAAGCAAAGGACACAAAGCGCACGTGGCTGCCCTACGCGATCGGTTCCGCTGTTTTTGCTGCCCTGACCTCTATTCTGGGAAAGATCGGCATAACGGATGTAGAATCAAATCTCGGGACGGCGATCCGTACTGGTGTTGTTCTTGTTATGGCTTGGCTGATCGTCTTCGTTAAAGGCAAAGGTGCTGAACTGAAAAATACTGATTCCAAAGAACTTGTATTCATAGCTCTGTCCGGGATTGCCACAGGCGCATCATGGCTCTGTTACTATTACTCCATACAGAACGGCGTTGTCAGCGTTGTCGTACCGATTGATAAGCTCAGCATTATCGTTTCCGTCGCTTTTTCCTATTTCGTATTCAAAGAAAAGTTGAGCAGAAAGGCGCTTGCCGGGTTGATTCTGATTGTTGTCGGCACTTTGGCGATGGCGATCTGGGCATAG
- a CDS encoding major tail protein: MALQKNKVKFGLNKVHWAKITAWSDDGVPTFATPVRLPGAVSLSIDANGENENFYADNSVYYVINNNAGYDGDLEVALITTDFATAILGEQLDAKGVLVERNDAETSQFALMFEFDGDKNHIRHVLYCCSASRPATEGETTEESKSVKTEKLSLKASALPNGLVKSKTCESTDQTTYDNWYNAVYMPTAATNNSTGTRSAGTTKSSSTTE; encoded by the coding sequence ATGGCACTGCAGAAGAATAAGGTAAAATTCGGTCTGAACAAGGTGCATTGGGCAAAGATCACAGCATGGAGCGATGATGGCGTTCCGACCTTCGCAACGCCTGTACGCCTGCCCGGTGCAGTTTCCCTGAGCATTGACGCAAACGGCGAAAATGAGAATTTTTATGCCGATAACAGCGTGTATTATGTAATCAATAACAACGCAGGCTACGACGGTGATCTGGAGGTCGCACTCATCACAACCGACTTTGCTACGGCGATTCTCGGTGAGCAGCTCGATGCAAAGGGCGTTCTGGTGGAGCGTAACGATGCGGAAACATCGCAGTTCGCACTCATGTTCGAGTTTGACGGCGACAAGAACCACATCCGCCATGTGCTGTACTGCTGCTCTGCATCCCGTCCTGCGACTGAGGGTGAGACCACGGAGGAAAGCAAGAGCGTCAAGACGGAAAAGCTCTCCCTCAAGGCATCGGCGCTGCCGAACGGTCTGGTGAAGTCCAAGACCTGCGAAAGCACTGACCAGACCACCTATGACAACTGGTACAATGCTGTGTATATGCCGACTGCTGCTACCAACAACAGCACCGGCACACGTTCCGCAGGCACAACCAAAAGCAGCAGCACGACCGAGTAA
- a CDS encoding HK97 gp10 family phage protein, which translates to MTSIDDMAAEIMQGLTEYADLADTAMKAAVKKTATSVKKEISANAPKRSGKYRKSWTTKKTKENSHTLEMTVHSKDRYQLAHLLEKGHAKRNGGRVSGKPHIAPAEAHGEEMLTHLIEEALS; encoded by the coding sequence ATGACTTCGATTGACGATATGGCGGCGGAGATCATGCAGGGGCTGACAGAATATGCAGACCTTGCGGATACCGCTATGAAAGCCGCTGTGAAAAAGACAGCAACCTCCGTCAAGAAGGAAATCTCCGCCAATGCTCCGAAGCGCAGCGGCAAGTACCGCAAGAGCTGGACGACCAAGAAAACGAAGGAGAACAGCCATACACTCGAAATGACCGTTCACTCCAAAGACCGCTACCAGCTTGCGCACCTGCTGGAAAAAGGTCATGCAAAGCGCAACGGCGGACGTGTATCCGGCAAGCCGCATATCGCGCCTGCGGAAGCGCATGGCGAAGAAATGCTCACGCATCTTATCGAGGAGGCGCTGTCATGA
- a CDS encoding phage head closure protein has product MEIGTLNQRIAFLEHSTKIDGIGNHKARWEEAFSCWAAVSVKTSTETTEAGVTQEVVSLEFTVRQTPDTKRINTTTHKLRFRGLVYDINGVLPNYKSLDYMKITAGTRKAGEQDDFD; this is encoded by the coding sequence ATGGAGATCGGAACGCTGAATCAGCGCATCGCCTTTCTGGAACACAGCACGAAGATAGACGGCATCGGCAACCACAAAGCCCGGTGGGAGGAAGCCTTCTCCTGCTGGGCTGCCGTGTCCGTAAAGACATCGACGGAAACAACCGAGGCGGGAGTAACGCAGGAAGTCGTATCGCTGGAATTCACTGTCCGGCAGACACCCGATACCAAACGCATCAATACAACGACGCACAAGTTGCGCTTCCGTGGACTGGTGTACGACATCAACGGTGTACTGCCGAATTATAAATCACTCGACTATATGAAGATCACGGCAGGTACACGAAAGGCTGGTGAGCAGGATGACTTCGATTGA
- a CDS encoding head-tail connector protein: MITLAETKNYLRVDHTEDDKLILSLIDTAKRLVQDVGRMDDAALAVNEETTRQAMLYTVSYLYENRNGADYHKLTLTLRSLLFAQREGVI; encoded by the coding sequence ATGATCACTCTGGCTGAGACAAAAAACTATCTTCGTGTGGATCATACAGAGGATGACAAGCTCATCCTCTCGCTGATCGACACTGCCAAGCGGCTGGTGCAGGACGTCGGCAGAATGGACGATGCGGCACTTGCGGTCAATGAGGAAACCACCCGGCAGGCTATGCTGTATACTGTTTCTTACCTCTATGAGAACCGCAACGGCGCTGACTACCACAAGCTGACGCTGACACTCCGGTCGCTGTTATTTGCGCAGCGTGAAGGGGTGATCTGA
- a CDS encoding phage major capsid protein: MMTIQELREKRAKAWDTARDFLDSKRQADGTLSEEDSKTYDAMEATIVNLGKEIQRMERQAEIEADMAKATTSPILTAPAAQNTEPEKTGTASAAYSDAFWNSIRNRNWIDVRNDLHVGTDTEGGYLVPDEFERKLIEALEEENIFRQMATVIKTSSGDRKIPIVTSKGDAVWMDEEEQYTLSDDTFGQASLSAYKLGTAIKISEELLNDSVFDLPSYIAREFARRIGAKEEEAFFIGNGTGKPTGIFNATGGAQDGATTAGASITFDDVMELFYSLRSPYRKKAVWVLNDSTVKALRKLKDGNGNYIWQPSVAAGVPDTILNRPYKTSSYVPEIGAGKKCMAFGDFSYYWIADRSGRTFKRLNELFAMTGQVGFLAMERLDGKLILPEAIKTLKVKSGSGA; this comes from the coding sequence ATAATGACTATTCAGGAACTTCGTGAAAAGAGAGCGAAGGCGTGGGATACCGCCCGTGACTTCCTCGACAGCAAGAGACAGGCAGACGGTACGCTTTCCGAGGAGGACAGCAAGACCTATGACGCAATGGAGGCGACCATCGTCAACCTCGGCAAGGAAATCCAGCGCATGGAGCGTCAGGCGGAAATTGAAGCGGATATGGCGAAGGCTACCACTTCTCCCATTCTGACTGCGCCTGCTGCACAGAACACCGAGCCGGAAAAGACCGGAACTGCATCTGCAGCATACAGTGATGCCTTCTGGAACAGCATCCGCAACCGCAACTGGATCGATGTCCGCAATGATCTTCATGTCGGCACAGACACCGAGGGCGGCTATCTTGTGCCGGATGAGTTCGAGAGAAAGCTCATCGAGGCGCTGGAGGAAGAGAACATCTTCCGCCAGATGGCGACCGTTATCAAGACTTCCAGCGGCGATCGCAAGATTCCGATCGTCACATCGAAGGGCGATGCGGTCTGGATGGATGAGGAGGAGCAGTACACGCTTTCCGATGACACCTTCGGTCAGGCATCGCTCTCCGCATACAAGCTCGGTACGGCAATCAAGATCTCTGAAGAGCTTCTCAACGACAGCGTGTTCGACCTTCCGTCTTACATCGCCCGTGAGTTTGCCCGCAGAATCGGTGCAAAGGAGGAGGAAGCCTTCTTCATCGGCAACGGCACCGGCAAGCCTACCGGCATCTTCAATGCAACCGGCGGCGCACAGGACGGCGCGACTACCGCAGGCGCAAGCATCACCTTCGATGATGTGATGGAGCTGTTCTATTCGCTCCGCAGCCCTTACCGCAAGAAGGCTGTCTGGGTGCTGAATGATTCTACGGTCAAGGCACTCCGTAAGCTCAAGGACGGCAACGGCAACTACATCTGGCAGCCTTCCGTTGCGGCAGGCGTTCCCGATACCATCCTCAACCGTCCTTACAAGACCTCCAGCTATGTTCCGGAGATCGGCGCTGGCAAGAAGTGTATGGCATTCGGCGATTTCAGCTATTACTGGATCGCTGACCGTTCCGGTCGTACCTTCAAGCGTCTGAATGAGCTGTTCGCTATGACCGGTCAGGTCGGCTTCCTTGCAATGGAGCGTCTTGACGGCAAGCTCATTCTCCCCGAAGCGATCAAGACACTCAAGGTCAAGAGTGGCAGCGGTGCATGA
- a CDS encoding head maturation protease, ClpP-related has translation MNKFWNWVRNEDTGAAELIFNGPISEDTWFGDEITPAMFRNELSKVSGDLTVWLNSPGGDVFAASQIYTMLRSHKGKVTVKIDGIAASAASVVAMAGDETLIAPTGMLMIHNPSTVAFGNKEAMQKAIELLDEVKESIINAYEEKSGLSRSKIARMMDEETWLNAKKAQSLGLVDGILFASGQPSARLRSQPKPEEDEPDEDENTPKQDEPKEDNLTAMSYSRAATMQSLMQKVSAERRGTPVDQLMSRLNLLKY, from the coding sequence ATGAATAAGTTCTGGAACTGGGTACGCAATGAAGACACCGGCGCTGCCGAGCTGATCTTCAACGGACCGATTTCGGAAGACACATGGTTCGGCGATGAGATCACGCCTGCCATGTTCCGTAACGAGCTTTCAAAGGTCAGCGGCGATCTCACTGTCTGGCTAAATTCTCCCGGCGGAGATGTATTTGCGGCATCGCAGATCTATACGATGCTCCGCAGTCACAAGGGCAAGGTCACGGTCAAGATCGACGGTATTGCGGCAAGTGCAGCTTCTGTCGTTGCAATGGCTGGCGACGAAACGCTCATCGCACCGACGGGTATGCTGATGATCCACAACCCCTCGACCGTCGCTTTCGGCAACAAGGAAGCGATGCAGAAAGCCATCGAGCTGCTGGATGAGGTCAAGGAAAGCATCATCAACGCCTACGAGGAAAAGTCCGGTCTGAGCCGCAGCAAGATCGCCCGCATGATGGACGAGGAAACATGGCTGAATGCGAAAAAGGCGCAGTCTCTCGGACTGGTGGACGGTATTCTGTTTGCAAGCGGACAGCCGTCAGCCAGACTCCGGTCGCAGCCGAAGCCGGAGGAAGATGAACCGGATGAGGATGAAAATACACCGAAGCAGGACGAGCCGAAGGAAGATAACCTGACGGCGATGTCCTATTCCCGTGCCGCTACGATGCAGAGCCTCATGCAGAAGGTCTCCGCCGAGCGCAGGGGTACACCCGTGGATCAGCTCATGAGTCGGCTGAATCTGCTGAAATACTGA
- a CDS encoding phage portal protein, which produces MGIFSGLFRSRDKPKDSYDSPSYSYFFGRTHAGKRVNDRTAMQIIAVYACVRVLSEAIAQLPLHVYQYTDSGKERVPRHPLYFLLHDQPNPEMTSFVFRETLMAHLLIYGNAYAQIIRNGRGDVIGLYPLMPDKVRVDRDDRGRLIYCYSRYDEHNPNFKQQGEIILPMEQVLHIPGLGFDGLVGYSPIAMAKNALGLAVACDEYGSSFFANGAAPSAVLEHPGVIKNPERVREAWQRAYGSSNAHKTAILEEGMKYTPISIPNNEAQFLETRKFQIEEIARLYRVPLHMIGDLDHATFSNIEHLSLEFVKYTLDPWLVRWEQGLQKALLSDSEKGRYFIKFNVEGLLRGDYASRMQGYATARQNGWMSANDIRELEDMNAIPNEEGGNLYLVNGSFTKLEDAGVFAEKGGNADE; this is translated from the coding sequence ATGGGTATTTTCAGCGGACTGTTCCGGTCACGGGACAAGCCGAAGGACAGCTACGACAGCCCGTCCTACAGCTATTTCTTCGGACGGACTCATGCAGGCAAGCGAGTCAACGACCGCACGGCAATGCAGATCATCGCAGTTTATGCCTGCGTGAGAGTTTTGTCGGAGGCGATTGCACAACTGCCCCTGCACGTTTACCAATACACCGACAGCGGAAAAGAGCGAGTGCCGAGGCACCCGCTATATTTTTTGCTTCATGATCAGCCGAATCCCGAAATGACATCCTTCGTGTTCCGGGAAACGCTCATGGCGCATCTGCTGATTTACGGCAACGCCTATGCGCAGATCATCCGGAACGGCAGAGGCGACGTCATCGGACTGTATCCGCTGATGCCGGATAAGGTGCGTGTTGACCGTGACGATCGCGGCAGACTCATTTACTGCTACAGCCGATACGACGAACACAATCCGAATTTCAAGCAGCAGGGCGAGATCATTTTGCCGATGGAACAGGTGCTGCATATTCCCGGCTTGGGCTTTGACGGTCTGGTCGGATACAGCCCCATTGCAATGGCAAAGAATGCACTCGGTTTGGCGGTCGCCTGTGATGAGTACGGCTCGTCCTTCTTCGCAAACGGCGCTGCACCTTCTGCGGTGCTGGAGCATCCGGGCGTGATCAAGAATCCGGAGCGTGTGCGTGAGGCTTGGCAGCGGGCTTACGGCAGCAGCAATGCGCATAAAACTGCGATCTTGGAGGAGGGCATGAAATACACGCCCATCTCCATTCCAAACAACGAGGCGCAGTTTCTTGAAACCAGAAAGTTTCAGATTGAGGAAATTGCCCGCCTGTACCGTGTGCCGCTGCATATGATCGGCGACCTCGATCATGCTACTTTCAGCAACATCGAGCATCTGTCGCTCGAATTCGTAAAATACACCCTTGATCCGTGGCTGGTACGCTGGGAACAGGGACTACAGAAGGCGCTTCTTTCGGATTCCGAAAAGGGGCGCTATTTCATTAAATTCAATGTGGAAGGTCTGCTGCGCGGCGATTATGCAAGCCGAATGCAGGGCTATGCGACTGCAAGACAGAACGGCTGGATGTCCGCCAACGATATCCGTGAGCTGGAGGATATGAACGCTATTCCCAATGAGGAAGGCGGCAATCTGTATCTGGTGAACGGCAGCTTCACAAAGCTGGAGGACGCAGGCGTTTTCGCAGAGAAAGGAGGAAATGCAGATGAATAA